One Helianthus annuus cultivar XRQ/B chromosome 7, HanXRQr2.0-SUNRISE, whole genome shotgun sequence genomic region harbors:
- the LOC110868481 gene encoding UDP-xylose transporter 3 isoform X1, which yields MRLSPSWQGNLDGHVVSHGNPATLTSWHLLVTFCSLHVALWMKFFEHKPFDSRAVMGFGILNGISIGLLNLSLGFNSVGFYQMTKLAIIPCTVLLETLFFSKQFRETEPSGGG from the exons ATGAGATTGTCCCCATCTTGGCAGGGCAACCTGGATGGTCATGTGGTTTCACATGGCAACC CTGCAACATTGACAAGCTGGCATCTGTTAGTCACATTTTGTTCATTACATGTGGCATTATGGATGAAGTTCTTTGAGCACAAGCCCTTTGATTCAAGAGCTGTCATGGGCTTTGGCATATTGAATGGGATTTCCATTGGGCTTCTTAACCTCAGCCTCGGTTTCAATTCTGTTGGTTTTTACCAG ATGACAAAACTAGCTATCATCCCTTGCACTGTGCTTTTGGAGACTCTTTTCTTCAGCAAGCAATTCAG AGAGACTGAACCTTCTGGTGGTGGTTAG
- the LOC110868481 gene encoding UDP-xylose transporter 3 isoform X2, with amino-acid sequence MRLSPSWQGNLDGHVVSHGNPATLTSWHLLVTFCSLHVALWMKFFEHKPFDSRAVMGFGILNGISIGLLNLSLGFNSVGFYQMTKLAIIPCTVLLETLFFSKQFSQLCVY; translated from the exons ATGAGATTGTCCCCATCTTGGCAGGGCAACCTGGATGGTCATGTGGTTTCACATGGCAACC CTGCAACATTGACAAGCTGGCATCTGTTAGTCACATTTTGTTCATTACATGTGGCATTATGGATGAAGTTCTTTGAGCACAAGCCCTTTGATTCAAGAGCTGTCATGGGCTTTGGCATATTGAATGGGATTTCCATTGGGCTTCTTAACCTCAGCCTCGGTTTCAATTCTGTTGGTTTTTACCAG ATGACAAAACTAGCTATCATCCCTTGCACTGTGCTTTTGGAGACTCTTTTCTTCAGCAAGCAATTCAG TCAGCTGTGTGTCTATTGA
- the LOC110868482 gene encoding histone H3.2 → MARTKQTARKSTGGKAPRKQLATKAARKSAPATGGVKKPHRFRPGTVALREIRKYQKSTELLIRKLPFQRLVREIAQDFKTDLRFQSSAVAALQEAAEAYLVGLFEDTNLCAIHAKRVTIMPKDMQLARRIRGERA, encoded by the coding sequence ATGGCTCGTACCAAACAAACCGCAAGAAAATCAACTGGCGGAAAAGCCCCAAGAAAACAGCTTGCAACCAAAGCCGCAAGAAAATCCGCCCCAGCAACAGGTGGAGTGAAAAAGCCGCATCGGTTCAGGCCCGGGACGGTGGCGTTGAGGGAGATTAGGAAGTACCAGAAGAGTACCGAGTTGTTGATCCGGAAGCTTCCGTTTCAAAGGTTGGTAAGGGAAATTGCTCAGGATTTTAAGACGGATTTACGGTTTCAGAGTTCGGCTGTTGCCGCGCTTCAGGAGGCGGCTGAGGCGTACCTCGTTGGGTTGTTTGAGGATACGAATTTGTGTGCGATTCATGCGAAGAGGGTTACGATTATGCCTAAGGATATGCAGCTTGCGAGGAGGATTCGGGGTGAAAGAGCTTAG